A part of Astatotilapia calliptera chromosome 15, fAstCal1.2, whole genome shotgun sequence genomic DNA contains:
- the mideasa gene encoding mitotic deacetylase associated SANT domain protein a, producing the protein MSLPAQVNTDKSGKHRAAAMKEAVQHPGEVYYGMGPPALESSHSDSASSSGVYNQEKGPQSLPHYQQGAPVKWMHQDSLQAPGWSQEVPVSTWGQNFGPYMSGVNVRNQMTFHKGVHEGVALPMGGENQLSGPVEVYRDATQAPAQGRGIEWEQHAAAAAMHQAQLQAYQHGHKGVELQGQSHVPPHGLQGSMLQPFQATFRPSKQQFSSGYYSVFPANKAIPNLPYSEQPKTQQQLLHQMQQQQQQQQQQQQIHHHHHHQQQQQQQQQQLHQQHQIQLQQQQQQQQHLQQQQHQIQQHQIQQLQQQMQQQYQQQQQLQERQQQIQQMQQQQQLQQQNVSQQDTTQPQVQPKQQQTQNFVAYQPAEPPPSETGSKEDVQSTEPQLEAEAQSCDASAVPDQCPEKAGANPTEPANAAAPRRSRRLSREGQSPLDPPSTNIWSQAKEPPPPQNGVAGAQVAKAGESQVTTGGVIRRRRRASKEINLETLAQKASEMESLPAKIVKEDGASSRQATMVPLVIPVSVPVHRGQTDPQGGWAQGRPGQGERPAAPSDRKPSVIVARRRSLRSTMTESFAQDEESDTGLDEDGKAKLKRRPRPEPLIIPPPKPSTFIAPSVYSSITSFQSNLRSPVRLMDNPLTFPPYTPPPILSPVREGSGLYFSTFLTNIAVTNQILPPPPTPKSAARSLLRSTSSDVTPPSFTLNAEATPVSLEPRINIGQKYQAEIPDLQDEASSQSAQHKADLVWVPIDDAAFKHGDKETMEDLMNMACSSVLRGGGTNQELALHCFHECGGDFLETLGRLMHQDPIFPKGHQLIGYHYSGSDSWTAEEKRFFNKGISAYRKDFFLVQKLVRTKTVAQCVEFYYTYKKQVKVGRNGILMFGPPDSPVEKHAEAVVDVKSSQQPKMTQGEADEDDKKNMSLEQINERKQQARVAQSLQVHDYAGTVLVLKEPDTVHKEAHQSPALPRSRAEPAAKKPRVPLKPSQEPEQIFPCKKCNRVFYKVKSRSAHMKSHAEQEKKAAALRQKEEEEQAAAQARARKAAAAAAAAAAVSAAETQRGGNGNGASEQAEASSQEDSSEGEDDDDEDWQ; encoded by the exons ATGAGTCTTCCTGCTCAAGTAAATACTGACAAGAGTGGTAAGCACCGTGCTGCAGCCATGAAAGAGGCTGTGCAGCACCCAGGGGAGGTTTATTATGGTATGGGACCGCCAGCTTTAGAGTCAAGCCACAGTGACTCTGCCAGCAGCTCTGGTGTTTATAATCAAGAGAAAGGGCCCCAGAGTTTACCGCACTATCAACAGGGTGCTCCAGTAAAATGGATGCACCAGGACTCCTTACAGGCCCCTGGCTGGTCCCAGGAAGTTCCTGTGTCGACCTGGGGACAGAATTTTGGCCCCTACATGAGCGGAGTGAATGTCAGGAATCAGATGACGTTCCACAAGGGAGTCCACGAAGGTGTAGCTCTGCCGATGGGAGGGGAAAATCAGCTGTCCGGACCTGTGGAGGTTTATAGAGATGCCACACAGGCTCCGGCTCAAGGCAGGGGGATTGAGTGGGAACAGCATGCTGCAGCGGCGGCAATGCACCAGGCTCAGCTGCAAGCCTATCAACATGGCCACAAAGGCGTGGAGCTCCAAGGCCAGTCACATGTGCCACCTCATGGTTTGCAGGGGTCCATGCTGCAGCCCTTCCAGGCAACATTTAGACCCAGCAAGCAACAGTTCTCATCTGGCTATTACTCGGTTTTTCCAGCAAACAAGGCAATTCCGAACCTGCCCTACAGTGAGCAGCCCAAaactcagcagcagcttctacaccagatgcagcagcagcagcagcaacaacaacaacagcaacaaattcatcatcaccatcatcaccaacaacaacagcagcagcagcaacaacagttgCATCAACAGCATCAGATTcagttgcagcagcagcagcaacaacagcaacatttgcagcaacagcagcaccaAATCCAGCAACATCAAATCCAACAGCTGCAGCAACAAATGCAGCAACagtatcagcagcagcagcagctccaggagAGACAGCAACAAATCCAGCAAatgcaacaacagcagcagctacagCAGCAAAATGTGTCACAGCAAGACACGACACAGCCACAGGTGCaaccaaaacagcagcagaccCAAAACTTCGTCGCTTATCAGCCTGCCGAGCCGCCTCCATCTGAAACTGGGTCCAAAGAAGATGTTCAGTCGACGGAGCCGCAGCTGGAAGCAGAGGCTCAAAGCTGTGACGCGTCAGCCGTTCCTGATCAATGCCCCGAAAAGGCCGGCGCAAATCCCACAGAGCCCGCAAACGCGGCTGCTCCTCGGCGCTCGCGTCGCCTTTCCAGGGAGGGGCAGTCGCCACTGGATCCCCCTTCCACAAACATCTGGTCTCAAGCCAAAGAGCCTCCACCGCCCCAAAACGGAGTAGCGGGTGCGCAGGTTGCGAAAGCAGGGGAAAGCCAAGTGACAACAGGAGGGGTCATCCGTAGGAGAAGGAGAGCATCCAAGGAGATCAACTTGGAAACCCTGGCACAGAAGGCGTCAGAGATGGAGTCCCTGCCTGCAAAAATTGTAAAG GAAGACGGTGCTTCAAGCAGGCAAGCCACAATGGTGCCCCTGGTCATCCCAGTATCTGTGCCAGTCCACAGAGGTCAAACAGATCCTCAGGGTGGCTGGGCTCAGGGGCGGCCCGGTCAGGGCGAGCGGCCTGCTGCACCATCCGATCGCAAACCTTCTGTCATTGTGGCTCGCCGGCGATCGCTGAGAAGCACCATGACTGAGAGTTTTGCTCAG GATGAGGAAAGCGATACAGGACTTGATGAGGACGGAAAAGCTAAACTGAAGCGCAGGCCACGTCCCGAACCTCTCATCATCCCTCCCCCCAAACCATCCACCTTCATCGCACCATCCGTCTACTCCAGCATCACTTCCTTTCAGAGCAACCTCCGTTCTCCGGTGCGCCTGATGGACAACCCTCTTACCTTTCCCCCATACACGCCACCACCCATCCTGTCTCCTGTGCGGGAGGGCTCCGGACTCTACTTCTCCACCTTCCTCACTAACATAGCTGTAACCAACCAAATCCTGCCGCCCCCGCCTACGCCCAAGTCTGCAGCTCGGAGCCTTCTGCGTTCCA CGAGTTCAGACGTTACGCCGCCTAGCTTCACCTTGAACGCCGAGGCTACACCTGTGAGCCTCGAACC ACGGATCAACATTGGGCAAAAGTACCAGGCAGAAATTCCTGATTTGCAAGATGAAGCTTCTTCCCAGTCCGCCCAGCACAAAGCGGACTTGGTTTGGGTTCCTATTGATGACGCCGCCTTCAAACATGGTGACAAAGAGACCA TGGAGGATTTGATGAACATGGCATGTTCGAGCGTtttgagaggaggaggaaccaATCAGGAGCTGGCTTTGCACTGTTTTCATGAATGTGGAGGAGATTTCCTT GAAACACTGGGACGTTTGATGCATCAGGATCCAATTTTCCCCAAAGGCCATCAATTGATAGGTTATCACTACTCag GCTCTGACAGCTGGACAGCAGAGGAGAAGCGGTTTTTCAATAAGGGGATCTCTGCCTACAGGAAGGACTTCTTTCTGGTGCAGAAACTG GTGCGGACTAAGACCGTGGCTCAGTGTGTGGAGTTCTACTACACATACAAGAAGCAGGTGAAAGTTGGTCGCAATGGGATTTTAATGTTCGGCCCTCCTGATTCACCTGTGGAAAAACACGCAGAGGCAGTCGTGGACGTCAAG AGTTCACAGCAGCCGAAGATGACTCAAGGTGAAGCGGATGAGGATGACAAGAAGAATATGTCTTTAGAGCAAATCAATGAGAGAAAACAGCAGGCGAGGGTCGCTCAGTCACTACAGGTTCATGACTAT GCAGGAACAGTGCTGGTGCTCAAAGAGCCAGATACTGTTCATAAAGAGGCTCATCAGTCTCCAGCACTTCCCAGATCTCGGGCCGAGCCTGCTGCAAAGAAGCCCCGGGTGCCACTGAAGCCCTCGCAGGAACCTGAGCAGATTTTTCCTTGCAAGAAATGCAACAG AGTGTTTTATAAAGTGAAGAGTCGAAGCGCTCACATGAAGAGTCATGCCGAGCAGGAGAAGAAGGCTGCAGCGCTGCgtcagaaggaggaagaggagcaggcaGCAGCTCAAGCTCGAGCCAGGAAGGctgcggcagcagcagcagcggcggcagcTGTGTCTGCTGCAGAGACCCAGCGGGGAGGTAATGGGAATGGAGCGTCAGAGCAGGCTGAGGCCAGCAGCCAAGAGGACTCATCAGAGGGGGAGGATGACGACGATGAAGACTGGCAGTGA